From a single Parambassis ranga chromosome 2, fParRan2.1, whole genome shotgun sequence genomic region:
- the LOC114432327 gene encoding uncharacterized protein LOC114432327 isoform X2, whose amino-acid sequence MLLKKQVRKTEKYKKQTQRMKKNNPSPRKKVKKQMRQLPREAIQKTLLFHEALVQDIRNKYTKAQGEKERQIIAKIVTGKVLKKYRLQRFALNSLGFSKKRWNHEKEGRFNFTYDRKRNNRIAAGLIERVRDFYLRDDVSRITTGKKQTITQKKNRKQKRFLSDTMKNLHRKFLAEDKSSISYSLFCLLRPFWVSHPTLSDRDTCMCKMHENLGFLVQKLHQLKVINTVNLDDLVKAITCDTHSIECMYGQCAECKDLSCPVSSQYNPQSQVSYLQWAIVDKEHKNDPNGKTSKITIKKELLGTQEELLEQMNLLLHRFKRHMFNINNQFSHYRALRHGLKAHECLIHVDFSENYLCKYSTEIQAVHFGASHQQATLHTGVLYMHAMPQPMSFCTVSPSRQKGPPAIWQYLSPVLDYLQSAHPEVSTIHFYSDGPCTQYKQRGNFFLFCTELFRRGFAAGTWNFFEASHGKGAPDGVGGALKRRADSLVSKGTDIPDAAELFSALQKTDTTIKLFFVKEEAVEKAVSMMPNNVPPIPSTMRMHQAVTLTHGKLMYRDVSCLCSETQNLKCECFNTKHFVFNQQAAPGTLTDTEVLWQNPDVVGKWCVLKYEGDLYPGIIMDTSETHIQVRCMQKIGVNRFFWPAREDIMWYLFEDIVSLIPPTKPVTGRHMEIEKEVWAKLQKFS is encoded by the coding sequence ATGCTTCTGAAAAAACAAGTTCGAAAAACAGAAAAGTACAAGAAACAAACCCAGCGCATGAAAAAGAATAATCCATCTCCACGTAAAAAGGTTAAGAAACAGATGAGACAGCTTCCTCGTGAAGCTATTCAGAAGACCCTTTTGTTTCATGAGGCTCTTGTACAGGACATCcgaaataagtacacaaaagcACAGGGGGAGAAGGAAAGGCAAATCATCGCAAAGATAGTAACAGGAAAAGTTTTGAAAAAGTACAGACTACAGCGTTTTGCTTTAAACTCATTGGGCTTTTCAAAGAAAAGATGGAACCATGAGAAGGAGGGGAGGTTTAACTTCACCTATGATCGGAAGCGAAACAACAGGATTGCAGCTGGTCTAATagagagggtgagagatttCTATTTAAGAGATGATGTGAGTCGCATCACAACTGGGAAGAAGCAGACCATCactcaaaagaaaaacagaaaacaaaaacgtTTCCTGTCTGATACGATGAAAAATTTGCACAGGAAGTTTCTGGCAGAAGATAAAAGCTCCATTTCCTACTCCCTCTTTTGTTTGCTCCGACCTTTTTGGGTTTCTCATCCAACTCTGAGTGATCGggacacatgcatgtgcaaGATGCATGAGAATCTGGGCTTTCTtgtgcagaagctgcaccagTTGAAAGTGATCAACACAGTCAACCTGGATGATCTTGTGAAAGCcatcacatgtgacacacacagtattgAGTGCATGTATGGACAGTGCGCTGAGTGCAAAGATCTTTCCTGCCCAGTGTCCAGCCAGTATAATCCACAGAGTCAAGTGTCTTATCTCCAGTGGGCAATTGTGGATAAGGAGCACAAGAATGACCCCAATGGCAAAACATCTAAAATCACAATCAAAAAAGAGCTACTTGGCACACAAGAAGAACTACTGGAACAGATGAATCTTCTTCTGCATAGATTTAAACGACACATgttcaacatcaacaaccagtTTTCCCATTACAGGGCACTGAGGCATGGCTTGAAAGCACATGAATGCTTAATTCATGTTGATTTTTCTGAGAATTACCTCTGCAAGTACAGCACAGAAATTCAAGCAGTGCACTTTGGAGCATCCCACCAGCAGGCAACACTGCACACAGGTGTGCTTTATATGCATGCAATGCCTCAGCCAATGTCCTTCTGTACAGTGTCACCTTCAAGACAAAAAGGCCCACCAGCTATCTGGCAGTATTTGTCACCAGTGCTTGATTACCTACAAAGTGCACATCCAGAGGTCTCTACTATCCACTTTTACAGTGATGGCCCTTGTACTCAGTACAAACAGCGTGGaaattttttcctgttttgcacTGAGCTGTTCAGAAGAGGATTCGCTGCTGGCACATGGAACTTCTTTGAAGCAAGCCATGGGAAGGGTGCCCCAGATGGTGTGGGAGGGGCACTGAAGAGAAGGGCTGACAGTCTGGTCAGCAAAGGGACAGATATTCCTGatgctgcagagctgttttCTGCGTTGCAAAAGACAGACACAacaataaagttgttttttgtcAAAGAGGAAGCTGTTGAAAAAGCAGTTTCAATGATGCCCAACAACGTGCCACCAATTCCATCAACCATGAGAATGCATCAGGCAGTAACCCTAACTCATGGCAAACTAATGTACAGGGATGTCAGCTGTTTGTGCTCAGAAACACAAAATCTTAAGTGTGAATGTTTCAACACAAAGCATTTCGTGTTCAATCAGCAGGCAGCTCCTGGaactctcacagacacagaagtCCTATGGCAAAACCCTGATGTTGTAGGAAAATGGTGTGTCCTGAAATATGAAGGTGACCTTTACCCTGGGATCATCATGGACACaagtgaaacacacatacaagtgcGTTGCATGCAGAAAATTGGAGTGAACAGATTTTTCTGGCCAGCGCGGGAAGACATTATGTGGTACCTCTTTGAGGACATTGTATCTCTCATCCCTCCCACAAAACCAGTCACTGGTCGACACATGGAAATTGAAAAAGAAGTGTGGGCAAAACTACAGaagttttcttaa
- the LOC114432327 gene encoding uncharacterized protein LOC114432327 isoform X1, with protein MLFLQGKNPPLTAAEKQRRYRARRDADPGRRQKYLQKEHDKYRSDIESGKKKRIYNVSEREKRRRRRKWRETYHRLKARKEAQELIITPPDTPQVSPVDPADPQPRISRQQNEGRRRSRKKIKKLKEQIQELQMLLKKQVRKTEKYKKQTQRMKKNNPSPRKKVKKQMRQLPREAIQKTLLFHEALVQDIRNKYTKAQGEKERQIIAKIVTGKVLKKYRLQRFALNSLGFSKKRWNHEKEGRFNFTYDRKRNNRIAAGLIERVRDFYLRDDVSRITTGKKQTITQKKNRKQKRFLSDTMKNLHRKFLAEDKSSISYSLFCLLRPFWVSHPTLSDRDTCMCKMHENLGFLVQKLHQLKVINTVNLDDLVKAITCDTHSIECMYGQCAECKDLSCPVSSQYNPQSQVSYLQWAIVDKEHKNDPNGKTSKITIKKELLGTQEELLEQMNLLLHRFKRHMFNINNQFSHYRALRHGLKAHECLIHVDFSENYLCKYSTEIQAVHFGASHQQATLHTGVLYMHAMPQPMSFCTVSPSRQKGPPAIWQYLSPVLDYLQSAHPEVSTIHFYSDGPCTQYKQRGNFFLFCTELFRRGFAAGTWNFFEASHGKGAPDGVGGALKRRADSLVSKGTDIPDAAELFSALQKTDTTIKLFFVKEEAVEKAVSMMPNNVPPIPSTMRMHQAVTLTHGKLMYRDVSCLCSETQNLKCECFNTKHFVFNQQAAPGTLTDTEVLWQNPDVVGKWCVLKYEGDLYPGIIMDTSETHIQVRCMQKIGVNRFFWPAREDIMWYLFEDIVSLIPPTKPVTGRHMEIEKEVWAKLQKFS; from the exons ATGCTATTCTTACAGGGAAAAAATCCACCATTAACTGCTGCAGAAAAGCAGCGGCGCTATCGTGCACGACGTGATGCAGACCCAGGGAGGCgacaaaaatatttacagaaagaACATGACAAGTACAGGAGTGACATAGAGTCAGGCAAGAAGAAAAGAATCTATAATGTCAGTGAGAGGGAAAAGCGCAGACGACGCAGAAAGTGGAGGGAGACTTATCATAGGTtaaaagcaagaaaagaagctcaAGAACTCATCATTACACCTCCAGACACCCCCCAAGTATCACCAGTTGACCCTGCAGATCCACAGCCAAGAATTTCCAG GCAGCAAaatgaagggaggagaagaagcagaaaaaaaattaaaaagcttAAGGAACAAATTCAAGAACTGCAGATGCTTCTGAAAAAACAAGTTCGAAAAACAGAAAAGTACAAGAAACAAACCCAGCGCATGAAAAAGAATAATCCATCTCCACGTAAAAAGGTTAAGAAACAGATGAGACAGCTTCCTCGTGAAGCTATTCAGAAGACCCTTTTGTTTCATGAGGCTCTTGTACAGGACATCcgaaataagtacacaaaagcACAGGGGGAGAAGGAAAGGCAAATCATCGCAAAGATAGTAACAGGAAAAGTTTTGAAAAAGTACAGACTACAGCGTTTTGCTTTAAACTCATTGGGCTTTTCAAAGAAAAGATGGAACCATGAGAAGGAGGGGAGGTTTAACTTCACCTATGATCGGAAGCGAAACAACAGGATTGCAGCTGGTCTAATagagagggtgagagatttCTATTTAAGAGATGATGTGAGTCGCATCACAACTGGGAAGAAGCAGACCATCactcaaaagaaaaacagaaaacaaaaacgtTTCCTGTCTGATACGATGAAAAATTTGCACAGGAAGTTTCTGGCAGAAGATAAAAGCTCCATTTCCTACTCCCTCTTTTGTTTGCTCCGACCTTTTTGGGTTTCTCATCCAACTCTGAGTGATCGggacacatgcatgtgcaaGATGCATGAGAATCTGGGCTTTCTtgtgcagaagctgcaccagTTGAAAGTGATCAACACAGTCAACCTGGATGATCTTGTGAAAGCcatcacatgtgacacacacagtattgAGTGCATGTATGGACAGTGCGCTGAGTGCAAAGATCTTTCCTGCCCAGTGTCCAGCCAGTATAATCCACAGAGTCAAGTGTCTTATCTCCAGTGGGCAATTGTGGATAAGGAGCACAAGAATGACCCCAATGGCAAAACATCTAAAATCACAATCAAAAAAGAGCTACTTGGCACACAAGAAGAACTACTGGAACAGATGAATCTTCTTCTGCATAGATTTAAACGACACATgttcaacatcaacaaccagtTTTCCCATTACAGGGCACTGAGGCATGGCTTGAAAGCACATGAATGCTTAATTCATGTTGATTTTTCTGAGAATTACCTCTGCAAGTACAGCACAGAAATTCAAGCAGTGCACTTTGGAGCATCCCACCAGCAGGCAACACTGCACACAGGTGTGCTTTATATGCATGCAATGCCTCAGCCAATGTCCTTCTGTACAGTGTCACCTTCAAGACAAAAAGGCCCACCAGCTATCTGGCAGTATTTGTCACCAGTGCTTGATTACCTACAAAGTGCACATCCAGAGGTCTCTACTATCCACTTTTACAGTGATGGCCCTTGTACTCAGTACAAACAGCGTGGaaattttttcctgttttgcacTGAGCTGTTCAGAAGAGGATTCGCTGCTGGCACATGGAACTTCTTTGAAGCAAGCCATGGGAAGGGTGCCCCAGATGGTGTGGGAGGGGCACTGAAGAGAAGGGCTGACAGTCTGGTCAGCAAAGGGACAGATATTCCTGatgctgcagagctgttttCTGCGTTGCAAAAGACAGACACAacaataaagttgttttttgtcAAAGAGGAAGCTGTTGAAAAAGCAGTTTCAATGATGCCCAACAACGTGCCACCAATTCCATCAACCATGAGAATGCATCAGGCAGTAACCCTAACTCATGGCAAACTAATGTACAGGGATGTCAGCTGTTTGTGCTCAGAAACACAAAATCTTAAGTGTGAATGTTTCAACACAAAGCATTTCGTGTTCAATCAGCAGGCAGCTCCTGGaactctcacagacacagaagtCCTATGGCAAAACCCTGATGTTGTAGGAAAATGGTGTGTCCTGAAATATGAAGGTGACCTTTACCCTGGGATCATCATGGACACaagtgaaacacacatacaagtgcGTTGCATGCAGAAAATTGGAGTGAACAGATTTTTCTGGCCAGCGCGGGAAGACATTATGTGGTACCTCTTTGAGGACATTGTATCTCTCATCCCTCCCACAAAACCAGTCACTGGTCGACACATGGAAATTGAAAAAGAAGTGTGGGCAAAACTACAGaagttttcttaa